The following coding sequences lie in one Apium graveolens cultivar Ventura chromosome 1, ASM990537v1, whole genome shotgun sequence genomic window:
- the LOC141665223 gene encoding major pollen allergen Ole e 10-like produces the protein MAKTITHLFCVSIFLSLIALSTCEHSTLANETNDVIPDQIPAPTWCVASAAATDAQLQGFIDFACGGKIECREIQPGRSCYEPNTARGHGSYCLDAYYRTYKDCNPIGTIVYKDPSYGDCLYI, from the exons ATGGCAAAGACAATTACACACTTGTTCTGTGTTTCTATTTTCCTCAGTCTCATTGCACTTTCTACCTGCGAGCATTCTACATTGGCTAACGAGACGAATGATGTT ATTCCGGATCAGATTCCAGCGCCGACTTGGTGCGTAGCTTCGGCTGCAGCAACTGATGCACAGCTTCAGGGATTCATAGACTTTGCATGTGGAGGAAAGATAGAGTGTCGTGAAATACAGCCCGGACGATCCTGTTATGAGCCAAACACAGCAAGAGGCCATGGATCTTATTGTCTTGATGCCTATTACAGAACATATAAAGATTGTAATCCCATTGGTACTATTGTTTACAAGGATCCTT CTTATGGAGACTGCCTTTACATTTAA